The following are encoded in a window of Planctomycetota bacterium genomic DNA:
- the lysS gene encoding lysine--tRNA ligase gives MNKESEIRLEKLAKLKALGINPFAYEFRGATAVKAITDNFQETTPAQQGAPAGPPQVTTAAGRILSIRSHGKAAFMDLRDKTGKVQIYIKKDKISQRDYQIYELLDIGDIIGVKGQLFKTRTGEVTIMAETLTFLTKALLPLPEKWHGLQDVNLRYRQRYVDMIAAPEVQQTFMTRSAIIKAIRAYMDAQGFMEVETPMMHPIPGGAAARPFITHHNTLDMDLYLRIAPELYLKRLLVGGLERVYEINRNFRNEGMSVKHNPEFTMMEAYQAYGDYNDMMDLTEGVIVHAARNVYDSLRHSCESRNPDHSSELDSRLHGNDNQGLKIQYDNQEIDLTPPWKRAPYMELFKQYCGVDWHDQPAVIAKAKALNIPLIDQLPNNPIPRSFEHIAGDLFEKLVEPNLTGPIFITDYPLAICPLTKAKRDNPELAERFELFISKMELANAFSELNNPLDQKERFECQLKNKAEGMVSIDEDYVNALMHGMPPAGGLGIGIDRLIMLLTNSPSIRDVILFPTLRNT, from the coding sequence ATGAACAAAGAATCAGAGATTCGCTTAGAGAAACTGGCCAAACTAAAGGCGCTGGGGATAAATCCCTTTGCCTATGAGTTCCGGGGCGCCACAGCGGTTAAGGCCATCACCGATAATTTCCAGGAAACCACGCCTGCCCAGCAGGGTGCTCCTGCAGGGCCGCCACAGGTTACCACCGCGGCCGGGCGGATACTCTCCATCCGGTCGCACGGCAAGGCCGCCTTTATGGACCTGCGCGACAAGACCGGCAAGGTCCAGATTTATATCAAGAAAGATAAAATCAGCCAGCGCGATTACCAGATATACGAATTGCTCGATATCGGCGACATCATCGGCGTCAAAGGCCAGCTCTTCAAGACCCGGACCGGCGAGGTGACCATCATGGCCGAGACCCTGACCTTCCTGACCAAGGCGCTATTGCCCCTGCCGGAAAAGTGGCACGGACTGCAGGACGTCAATCTCCGCTACCGCCAGCGCTATGTGGATATGATTGCCGCGCCAGAGGTCCAGCAGACCTTTATGACGCGCAGCGCCATCATCAAGGCCATCCGCGCCTATATGGACGCCCAGGGCTTTATGGAGGTGGAGACCCCGATGATGCATCCGATTCCGGGCGGCGCCGCGGCCCGGCCCTTCATCACCCATCACAATACCCTGGATATGGATTTGTATCTCAGGATTGCCCCGGAATTGTATCTCAAACGGCTCCTGGTCGGCGGATTGGAACGGGTCTATGAAATCAACCGCAACTTCCGCAACGAAGGTATGTCGGTCAAACATAACCCCGAATTCACTATGATGGAGGCATACCAGGCATACGGTGATTACAACGACATGATGGACCTGACTGAGGGCGTGATTGTCCATGCGGCCCGAAATGTTTATGACTCATTGCGTCATTCCTGCGAAAGCAGGAATCCAGACCACTCATCGGAACTGGATTCCCGTTTGCACGGGAATGACAATCAGGGTCTAAAGATACAATACGACAATCAGGAGATAGATTTGACTCCGCCTTGGAAACGGGCGCCGTATATGGAACTCTTCAAACAGTATTGCGGGGTGGATTGGCACGACCAGCCCGCGGTCATAGCCAAGGCCAAGGCGCTGAATATTCCCCTAATTGACCAATTACCCAATAACCCAATTCCCCGTTCTTTTGAACACATTGCCGGGGACCTGTTCGAGAAATTAGTCGAACCCAACCTGACCGGGCCAATCTTCATCACCGACTATCCGCTGGCCATCTGCCCGCTGACCAAGGCCAAGAGAGATAACCCAGAGTTAGCGGAAAGATTTGAACTATTTATCAGCAAGATGGAACTGGCCAACGCCTTCAGCGAACTCAATAACCCGCTGGACCAGAAGGAGCGGTTTGAATGCCAGCTCAAGAACAAGGCCGAGGGCATGGTCTCTATTGACGAGGACTATGTCAATGCCCTGATGCACGGAATGCCGCCGGCCGGTGGCTTGGGCATCGGCATCGACCGGCTGATAATGCTCCTGACCAACAGCCCGTCCATCCGGGATGTCATTCTCTTCCCGACACTCAGGAATACGTAG